Part of the Caulifigura coniformis genome, GGTCCAGAACTCCAATGTTTTAGACGGTTTTCCGCTGTCACAGGTCGTCACAGATCGTCACAGGTCTCCCTCCGCGGGACCGGCCTCCGCGACAGCGAATGTCCACGCGCCCTGATGCGGCCGCGGCGGGGCTTTGGACTCCGTCATCTTTCAGGGGCGTCTTTGAAGGTCGCCTGCCTGTGCCTGCTGCGGCCGGTGGTTGCAATTGCGACCGAGTTGGCCATTCTGGAGGGGTTCTCCGTCCTGCGGCTCTGCGCACTGATTGACCATGAGTTCTCGAATTGCGTTCTGGTTGCTGACGTTGGTGGTCGTGGGTTGCAGGCCTGCGTTTGCGGAGGAGCCCAGCGCCGTTGGTCCAGTGATGAAACTGCTCCGCAGCGGTCGCGTCCCCGAAGCTAGGCTTCCAGCGATCGTCGAAATCGTCGGCAGTCGGGGCAATGAACACGATCTCGAGTTCGTGTTCACCAAGGCCGTGAGTCCGGACTGGCCTGTCCCGCTTCGCGAGAAATCGTTCGGACTGCTGCTCGATGCAGCTCGCACGCGAAAAGTCGTGCCAGCCGGGGACCTTGCCCCGATCACCGGCGTCATCAGCGATGGGGGATCGGCCAACCTGCAGCTGGCTGCGATCCGGTTTGCGGGAGCGGCGCGCGTCAATCCGGCCGCGGACGCACTGGATCGATTGCTCGGGGAGCAGAACCTGAAACCGGAAGTGCAGGCCGCCGCGCTCGATGCGGTGGTCGCCATTCGCGGACGCGACGCGCTTCCCGTGATCCAGAAGGTTCTGGCCAGCGATGCGCCGATGACTGTCCGCGGGCCGGCACTGGCTGCACTGGCGGAGACCGATGTGGAGTCGGCGGCCAATGCGGCCACAGCGCTGTTCGGCCAGATGAAGCCGACCGACGACGCCGGCGTGATCGTCGATGCCTTCCTGGCTCGTAAGAACGGCTCGAAGGTGCTTGCCGAGGCCGTCGCCCGGACGCCGCCGGCAGCCGACATCGCCAAGCTCGCCCTGCGTCACATCTACGCGGTTGGCCGGAGCGACGACGAACTCGTTTCCACGCTCGGCAAGGCGGCCGGCATCAACGACGACCCGGCCCCGGTGACGCCGGAACTCATTGCCGGTGTGGTGGCTGAAGTCGAAAAGTCGGGCAATGCGGCCCGCGGGGAGCAGGTCTTTCGTCGTGCGGATCTGAGCTGCATGAAATGCCACGCGGTCAGCGCCGGCGGCGGACAGGTGGGCCCCGACCTCAGTGCGGTGGGCACGATTTCCCCACTCGATTTCCTCGCGACTTCGGTGCTGAATCCTGACCAGGCGATCAAGGAGGCCTACATCAGCCGCGTGGTTGCGACTGTCGATGGTCGCGTGCTGCAGGGAATCGTCGTCGATCGGAATGCGGAGAGGCTGGTGTTGAAGGACGCGACCGGCGCCGTCCACACAATTGCGATCGACGACATCGATGACGAAGTCGAAGGCAAATCGCTGATGCCCAAGGGACTCGTCAAATTCATGACGCGGCAGGAACTGGTCGACCTGGTCAAGTTCCTGTCGCAGCTCGGCCGCCCCGGTGAATACGCCATCCGTTCGACTCCACGGTTCCAGCGGTATCGCGTGCTGGCCCGGCTGCCCGAGTCGATCGGGGAGAATGTGCCCAACGACGAGCAGTTTGAGGCGGAAATCGCACGCTCGACCGACTGGGCTCCGTTCTATGGTCGCGTCGATGGCGGTGTGCCGCTGGATGAAGCGCAGAAAGCGGCTGGAGGACCCGTGATCTACCTGGCCGGCGACTTCGATGTCCGCGCCACTGGCGAGTTGCAGCTGAAATTGACGACTGGAGGGCCAGTCAACGTGTGGCTCGACGACGATTCGCTCGATGATGTCACCGCTCCGTTCTCCGTCGAGCCGGGCCGGCATCGAATCACGATCCGGATCGACCTGCGGAAATGGCCTTCGCTGGTGATGCCGATGATGGAACTGGCCCGTCCCGAAGGTTCCAGGGTGGAGTTCCAGGTCGTCGATGGTGCGTGAGCGTGATCGTTTTCTGAACGCGGTGGTGAATTCGGGATCGGGCCGTGCCAATGGGCCGCATTGGCTGTTAAGATCGGAATCCGTCCTCGGAAGGTCATGATCCAGCGGCGCGTTTTCAGGCGGAGCGCGGCGGCGGTTGGGAACACCTGGTTGAAGCGCGATGGCAACACCGATCGCCCTGGCATGGGGCAGCGTCAGCGTCACGGGGAATTACCGTGAAAACAATGAGGACCGCTGCTTTGTCGAACCGCAGGGGCGATTCTTCCTGGTGGCCGACGGGATGGGCGGGCAGAGCGCCGGAGAGAAGGCGAGCGAGCTGGCAATCGACCTGGTGAAAGAACGTCTGGCGAAGTTCGACTTCGAGAAGGCCGATGCCGCCCGCGCGACGGCCGCCATTGATGCCGCAGTCGGCCACGCCAACACCGAAATCATGGCGCTGGGCGAACTGGAAGCCCGCTATCGCAGCATGGGGACGACGATTGCGTATGTCGTCCACGGCAAGCCCGGACTGATTGTCGGAAACGTGGGGGACAGCCGGGTCTACCGGCTGCGAAACGGCCAGCTCGACCGGCTGACGAAGGATCATTCGCTGACCCAGGCGCTCGTCGATGCGGGAACGATCTCGCCCGAAGAGGCCCTGACACATCGCTACAAGAACGTTCTCTACAAGTATCTGGGGGCCAAGGAAGGGAGCCAGGGAACAGAGGCCCGGGTCATTCCCCCGCACTCTGGAGACCGCTACCTCATCTGTTCCGACGGCGTGACCGACGGCCTCAGCGACTCGTCGCTGGTTCCTCTTCTCGCTGCGGACGGAAATCCGCAGCAGATGGCGGAGCGGATTGTTGAAGCGGCCCTTGGCGGCGGCTCGCGGGACAATGTGACCTGCGTCGTGATCCACGTCCGCTGAAACGCGAACCGTACGGCGCGACGGCTGTCTTCAAAATATGACCCCCACCAGCCACTCCTCCAAATCCTCAGTCGAGGAAATCCGGCGACGCTTCGATCAGGACGTCGAGCGTTTTTCCAATCTCGACACGGGGCAGTCGGCGACCGTGGACGCGCGGATCGCCATGGATCTTGTCGCCCAGACCGCGGCCCGAACCACTCCCGCCGCCCGGCACGTGCTCGATATCGGCTGCGGCGCCGGCAATTATTCGTTGCGGCTGCTCCAGGAACTGCCGGGACTGGACGTCACGTTGCTCGATCTCAGCCGGCCGATGCTCGATAGGGCGGTTGAGAGGGTGAGCGCGGCGACGCCGGGACGCGTCACTCCGGTCATGGGGGACATTCGCGAGGTTGAGCTTGGAACGCAGCAGTTCGATATCGTGCTCGCGGCGGCTGTGCTGCATCATCTGCGGACCGATGCCGAGTGGGACTTCGTTTTCACAAAAGTTCATGAGGCGCTGAGGCCGGGAGGTTCGTTCTGGATCTTTGACCTGGTCGACTCGGCGAGCCCGGCGGTCCAGGCCGTCATGCGCGATCGCTATTCGGATTACCTCATCGCCTTCAAGGGAGCCGAGTATCGCGATCACGTCTTCGCGTATATCGAGGCGGAGGACAGTCCCAGATCGGTGGTCGATCAGCTCGACCGCCTGCGGAGGTGCGGCTTTGTGGCGCTCGATGTGCTGCACAAGAACAGCTGTTTCGCGGCCTTCGGAGGGATGAAGCCCGCGTCTTGAGAGAGAGGTGCAGGTGGTCAGCCCTGCTCTTCGGCAGAGATGATGGAAACGCCTGTTGTGAAGGGATTTTCGGCGTTGTTGACACTCCCCGGAAGCGGGCGTAGCATCGGTTTCGGCGTCGTGATTCAGTGGATGCGCTATCCTGTGCTGAGTGTGGCGCCTCCTCATCCGTTCCTGTTCCGGGACGCCCTGAATCCAGTCTCTGGCCCCATCGCGGAATGTCTGACGCCGACGCGCCCCGTCCTCCTGTTGCGACGCCGCCCGCTCGCCAGGCCAGACGTGCGCATCCCGCCATGAAAGTGACGCTCTATGAACGCGTCAGCTCTGCGTTGATGGCGGCTATGCTCGGCGTTGGCGCGATCCTGTTTGCCTCGGTCACCTACTGGTTGGCGCATCGACCGCCGCCGGATCTGAAAGTCGTGCCGCTTGAGATCATTCAGCTGGAGCCGGAAATCGATTTCGGCGGCTCGCTGGAAGGCGTTGTCGGGGGAACGGCTGAAGTCGACTCGGGAATGGATGGCGGCGGAGGAGGAGGGGAGTCGGCCGGCAGCGATGTCCCGACTCTCGAGGCGACGTTGACGACGGTGACTTCGGTCGCCGGTGCAGCCGCCCAGCAGACGACCGCTGCGTACCTCGATGCTGCGACTCCGAGTTCGAACACGCAGGGGACCGGATCGGGAGGATCGGGAACCGGCGTTGGCGGAGGCCGGCCGCCGCTGGGATTCGGTTCCGGCAAAGGAGGAGGCGTGCCGCGCGAGCTGCGCTGGTTCGTCAGCTTTGCCGACGACAACTCGCTCGATGAGTACGCCAAACAGCTGGACGCCTTCGGGATTGAACTCGGCGTTCTACAGCCGGATGGCCGTCTGATCTACGTGTCGGATCTGAGCAAACCGTCGCCCGTTCAGCGCACGGCGGTTTCCGGTAAGGATGAAAAGCGGTTGTATTTCACCTGGCAGGGTGGCGACCGTCAGCAGGCCGACCTGAAACTGTTCCAGAAGGCCGGGCTCACGGTCGGCAAGGGGACGATCTACCACTTCTATCCTCCCCGGCTGGAAGAGGTGCTTGCCACACTGGAATTCAACTATGCGAAACGGAAGGCGAAGGAGATTCGCCGCACTTACTTTGTTGTGGAGAAGCAGGGCGGAGCCTACGGGTTCAAGGTGACCCGGCAGACGACGCTGTTGTGAGTTCGAAGAATCTGATGTCGCCACCAGGCCGATCCCGCTTGCTGCGGGCTCAAGGCCACGATGGCTGAGGGACTAACGCATGAATGTCATCCTGCATTTCACAGAACCTGCGATTTACGGCGTTCAGATCCTCGCCGGACTCTACGGAACCTTCCTGGTCATCCTGCTGATCCGCACGATCCGGCAGAAGAAATTCGCTACCAGCGAACAGGCCGACCAGTTTCTCGATGAAGTCCGTGAGAAGCTCTACCAGAAAGACTTCGACGGAATCGCCGAGATCTGCGACTCGCCGGAATACTGGGGGAAGACGACGGCCCAGCTGGTGCTCGTCGCGGTGGCGAATCGCGACCGCGGCCCGGCGAAGGTCCGTCAGCTGGTCGCCGACAAGTTCGAGCGCGGCGTGCTGACCGACCTGCGTCACAAGCACGCCTGGGTGGCGACGGTCTGCCGGGCCGCACCGCTGCTGGGGCTGCTGGGAACCGTGACGTCGATGGTGCTCGCCTTCGCCCGGCTGGGATCGGGCGGCAAGGAAGGCATCGACCCGGGCAAGCTCGCCGGCGACCTTTCGCTCGCCCTCCAGGCCACCATGCTCGGGCTGTGGATCGCCGTTCCAATGACCCTCTTCGGGGCCATGATTGGGGTGCGCATCGGCCGCCTGCAGGACTCCGTCCAGGACCAGATGGGCGAGTTCCTTCACGACCTGGAAGTCGTGATGCGGAGCCCTGATCAGCATCGGGCGGCCTGAACGGGGCACACCCCGGTTCGTCCGGTCCGGTGCGTGAAGAATGTCGTTTGTGAAAGGGAAGAATCATGTCAGGCGGAGGCGGCCCGACTCTCGACAATCAACCCGACGATGAGCTCGATCTCACGCCGATGATTGATATGTCGTTCATGCTGCTGGCGTTCTTCGTCGTCTCCTCCAGCATGGAGGCAGGATCGCCGCTGAAACTGCCGAACGCTGATTCCGGCGATCGCATGGACATCAAACGCACCTCCGTCGTCACGGTCTTCAACTCGCCGCAGGCGCCTGAGATCTTCCTGTCCGACGGCACGCGCACGAATGGGCCGGTCACCCTTGCGGAAGTGACGTCGTTCGCCCGCGAATCGGCCGACCAGGGAAAGTCGACCATCGTGATCAAGGCCGATCGCGAAACACCCTCCGGTTTCGTGGAAGAAGTCGCGCGAGCCGCAGGTGAGGTCGAAGGGATCAAGGAGTTCTTCGTCGGGGTGAGGGACAATATCTGAAGTGGTGAGTCCCGGCTTCCTGGGGGGAGATCGGGGAAGGGATGGTTGGCCCGGCTTTCAACGAGACTCAGAGGCCGGGCTCTTTCGCGGGTGACAAGTTGCCGATTCAGTTTCGCTGCACCACGTGCAATCAGCTGCTGAGCATCAGCCGCAAGAAAGCGGGGGTGGAGATTCTCTGCCCCAAGTGCACGACTCTGACGCGCGTTCCACAACTGGATAGCACGGGCGACGTGGCCCCTCCTGCCCAGGCGGAAGTCACTCGTCCGGAGACATCTGCTCCTCCGAAGGCGGCCCCTCTGAAAGAGGTCGCGAAGTCCGCTCCGGTTGTTGCACCTGAAGAACAGAAGGCCCCTCGGCGGGAAGCCATCGAGACGCCGCCTGTTCCTGCACCGCCAGTTCTTCCGCCACCGGTGGTCGAGGCGATTCCGCGTGCTCCAGAGCCCGCACCTGAGGAGTCGGCCTGGGAGAATGCGGGCCAGGAGGACGAGTTCGAAGAGTTCCGGCCGCCGGAAGTGGAAGATGACGCCGCCGCGTTTCTCCACGCCGCCCATGGAGGCCTGAGCAGTCCGGTTCCTCCGCTCGCCTACAATCCGTGGGTCGACATCGATCACGACGAAGACGAATTTCATCCGACGCAGCGGCAGCATCCCCCCAAGGACGAGCTGGACATGACGTCGCTGGTTGACGTCACCTTCCTGCTGCTCGTCTTCTTCATGATCACGGCGTCATTCACCGTTCAGAAGTTTCTGCAGATCGCGTCGCCCGAATCGGACGACAACGCCGCCGCCGCCACGGCCGTCGTCTCGAACGACGATATCGTCGGGGAATCCGTGGTGGTCGCCGTCGACGCGGAAGACCGGATTGTTGTGGATGACAAGCCGGTGGGAGGCCTGGCGGAACTCAAGGATCTCTTCATCCAGAAACGTCGCGATGAAGGGAAGAGCGACGTCCTGATCGAAGCCGTTTACCAGGCCACGCATGGCACCGTTGTCGCGGTGACCGACATGGCGATGCAGGCGGAAATGCGGCACGTCCGCCGGGCGTCGCGTCGCGACGCAGACAACTGAGTGCGGACAGGCCATATGGCCTTCCCCCCATGACCCCGAACAGCAGCGTGAGTTGAGATGCCTTTCCTGGAAATCGTCCACCTGAACGGCGAAGTCGAGCGCCGGCCGCTGGAGAAACAGCAGCCGGTGACGGTCGGCAGCCATTCATCGAACGACATTCGCATCAACGAAGAGGGCGTCGAAACCCTGCACTGCCGGATCAGCTGGAACAAGCGGGCCTTCGAAGCTGTCGCGGCGGGCATTGAAGGCTTTGAAGTCAATGGAAGCGTCGTTCAGAAGGCCGTGCTGAAGCAGGGTGACGTGCTGCGGTTCGGGTCTGTCGATCTCAAGTTTGTGGAAAGTGAAGCCGAAGGGGCCGCGATGCCCCTGGTTGCGGCTCTGGCCTCTCCTGATAGCGGAACCATGTCGTTGAAGCCTCTGTCCGATGAAGTGGACGTTCCCGACTGGCTGAAAGGCGACAGCGACAAGTCTCCGCCCGCCCCGAAGGCGGAGTCGAAGACCCGGTCTGCCGAGGACTCGTCCAAAGCCGCCTCGCGGCCCAAGGTCGCGAAAATCATCCCGGAAACTCCGAAGGCCACTTCAGGGGCATCCGAAAAGGCGAAAGCCGACAAGCCACGTGGGGAGAAGCCCGCAGCGAAGTCGAAGGCGCCGCGGCCCCCTGTCGACGACGATGATGACTTCGGCGAGTTCGATCTCGATGCGGGGCTGGAAGCGCTCGCCCAGGAAAGTCGTGCGTCCCACCCCGTGATGCCGACGTTCGACGAACCTTCGGCTGACACGGCCGACTACGACCGGCCGGTGAGATCGAAATCGCGGCCAGCCACAGCCCCCGCCTCGACGCCGAAGAGCGAAACTCCTGCGGAGCTTGCCTCGCCAGCTGCCGAGGGACCGCCGCCGGCGCCGGCAGCCCCGCCGAAGGTCGACCGTGTTCGCGACGCCCTCAGGCATCAGCGCCGGGCCCGGCCGGGCGAGGAGGATGTCCTGCGGTCGCCGCTCGTCATCGGGCTGGGCAGCGCCGCCGTCGTGTCGCTCATCCTCGCAGCCATCTTTTATTTCGTCGGATTCCGCAGGTCGGTGCAGGAAGAGTTCGACTTCGCGAAGGCCCAGTTCAATGAGAACAAGTTCACCCAGGCGATCGAAGCCTTCAATCTGTTCCTGGCGAAGCACGGCGAGGGATCTCTCGCGGAGGAAGCCAACCGGATTCGCGGGCTGGCGATGGTCGATGAACAGATCACCGGCGCTGCCCCGCGTTTCAGCGAGGGGATGAAGAACCTCAAAGATTTCATCGCCGAACACCGCGATGCCGAGGGCTACTCTGACAACGCCCAGCGCGACGTCGCCAAGAGGGCGGGGGATATCGCCCTCGGAGCGTCGAAGGCCGCTGGCAGGGTGTTCGACAGCGCCCTGCTCGATGTCGCCCGGGACGCCAAGTCGAGTCTGGTCACCGCCTCCTCCAAGGAGACGCCTCCCACGGAACTGCTCAAGGAGATCGACCGCAACCTGCAGGTCTCGGCGGCGGCGATTCTCAAGCACAATACGAACAACGAGCAGTACAAGCAGATTGAAGCGGCCATCGCCGCCAACAAGCCGCTCGAGGCTCTGAGGCTGCGACGCGAACTGCTGGCCCGCTATCCCGATCTCGAAACCGACAAGAAGATCGCGTCGATCACGGCTTCGACACTCGAGAAGGAACGGTCGCTCATTCGGGAGGAAGCGCTCGATCGCCCCGCTCTGACCGACCGACTGGTCGAGCCGCAGTCGCTGACGCTCGTCTATCAAGCGCGGACCCGCACCGATCAGGTCTCTGTGAGCCGGGCCATTCCTGTCGTTTCCCATGGCACGTTGTTCGGGATCGATACCGTCACCGGCGGGCCGGTCTGGAAGCACTCGGTCGGCGTCGATACGCCGTTCTTCCCCGTGCGGGATTCGGCCTCGAACTCCCTGATCGCCTTCAATTCGCCGCGACAGGAAGTGATGCGGATCGACCAGAACTCCGGCGCCATCCTGTGGCGGCAGCCGATTGAGGAACGGGCATCGGGACGGCCGCTGATCAGTGAAGGGCAAGTCTTCATTCCAACGGTCGCGGGCCGCCTGTGTCGCCTGGAACTGGAGAGTGGCACGCTCGTGTCACGCCTGTCGTTCTCGCAGCCGATCTCGAATCCGGTCGCTGTGGAAACGAAGGACAAGGGCGTCCGGATCATCGTGAGCGGCGACCGCGAAGTCTTCTATACCCTCTCGGCTCGTCCTTTCGCCTGCACCTCGGTGTCATACCTGGGGCAGCCGTCCCAGTCGATCGTCGCCCCGCTGCTCGCCCTCGGGCCTTATGTGCTCGCCTGCCAGAATCTCTCGAACGATGCCTCCAGGCTGCGATTGATCACCACAGAGCCGACCGATCAGCCGCTGAAAGAAGTTGCCTCGCATGAAGTCGCCGGCCAGGTCCTCGACGCTCCCGTCGTTCGCGGACGCGACCTGTTCGTTCCCTCTACGAACGAACGTGTCGCCGCCTTCCAGATTTCGGACGAGATGTCGCAGGCCCCGCTTGTGCCCGGCCCGAAGTATGAAGTGAAGGGGGCGCAGCCGGTCGTCACCCAGCTCTCCGCAGCTCCCGATGCGCAGCTGTTCATGGCCAGCACGGCCGTCCGGAAACTCGAGCTGAAAGTCGATTCGCTCCAGCCCACCCAGGAAGCGATTTTACTCGGAAAGGCGACTCAGCCGCTGCAGTTCCAGGACCGGCTGCTCTTCGTCGCCCGTCAGCGTCCGTTTGCGGAATCGGTGGTCCTGACGCCGATTGACCGCACCAGCCTGACCGGGGAATGGCAGGCGATCACTGGCGCCCGCATCATCGCGGCGAGCGTCGCCGGTGGCGACAACCCTTCAGTCGTCTGCGTCACGGAATCGGGGCAATTGTTCCGCGTGACTCCCAGGTCGCTGGAAGGCGGCGGCTTCCTCTCCGTGGCGGAACGACTGCCGCTCAACGAAGAACTGGTCGACCCGCTGCTCGCGACCACCCTCGGCGAAGGCCAGCTCGCGATCGCCGGCGGTCTTCCGGAACCGAAGCTCTGGATTGTCAATCGCCTCGGACAGATCGAACGGACGGCCACTCTCGCCAGTCCGCTGCAGGCGGCCCCGGTCGCGATGGGCAAGGCGATCCTGGCCCCGGTGAATGGCCGGCTGCAGTTGCTGCAGGCCCAGGGAGGCCAGGCTGCGGCTCAGGAATATCGCCTTCCTGGTGACCTTAGCGGCCCGACAAAATGGGTGCAGGTGTTCGCCGCCGACGCCGATTCCGCCGCCGGCGTCCTGGAAAATGGGATTGTCCTCGGCGTACGGCTGCAGAAGTCGCCTCAGGCACATCTGATCGAATCGGCTCGCTACAGCCTCGAAGCCCCGCTGGTTTCGAAACCACATTTCGGCGGCGGAATGCTGGCCGTTGCTGGGGCAAACGGTCGCGTTGCCGTGCTGGCCGCTGAGAATCTCGAACCTCGCGGGGAAGCGGCCTTCGCCGGGCCGATCGCCTCCGGCCCGTGGCTCGCGGGTGAGTTCGTGTTTGTCGAACCAGGGGATGGAACCCTGCAGGCGCGGTCGATCGCACGGGATCTTCCGGCAGCCTGGTCGCTGCCGCTGCAGAACGACCGTGTCGCCGGAGCTCCAATCGTCCGTGGCGCCGACCTCCTGATTCCGCTGCAAAGCGGCCGCCTGGTCCGTTGCGACCTTGCATCAGGCGAGGTACGCGGCGCGACAGACCTTCATGCGGTGCTGGCGGGAAGCCCGCTCGTCATCGGTAACGGAATCTATCTGACAACCCTCGACGGCAGCCTGATTCGCGTTCCGGAGGAGATCCAGTAATGGTCGCTTCGGGAAAATTCTGGCGTCTCTTCTTCTGGGCAATCCTACTTCTGCCCTCAATGGCGGGGGG contains:
- a CDS encoding MotA/TolQ/ExbB proton channel family protein, with amino-acid sequence MNVILHFTEPAIYGVQILAGLYGTFLVILLIRTIRQKKFATSEQADQFLDEVREKLYQKDFDGIAEICDSPEYWGKTTAQLVLVAVANRDRGPAKVRQLVADKFERGVLTDLRHKHAWVATVCRAAPLLGLLGTVTSMVLAFARLGSGGKEGIDPGKLAGDLSLALQATMLGLWIAVPMTLFGAMIGVRIGRLQDSVQDQMGEFLHDLEVVMRSPDQHRAA
- a CDS encoding ExbD/TolR family protein; its protein translation is MSGGGGPTLDNQPDDELDLTPMIDMSFMLLAFFVVSSSMEAGSPLKLPNADSGDRMDIKRTSVVTVFNSPQAPEIFLSDGTRTNGPVTLAEVTSFARESADQGKSTIVIKADRETPSGFVEEVARAAGEVEGIKEFFVGVRDNI
- a CDS encoding outer membrane protein assembly factor BamB family protein: MPFLEIVHLNGEVERRPLEKQQPVTVGSHSSNDIRINEEGVETLHCRISWNKRAFEAVAAGIEGFEVNGSVVQKAVLKQGDVLRFGSVDLKFVESEAEGAAMPLVAALASPDSGTMSLKPLSDEVDVPDWLKGDSDKSPPAPKAESKTRSAEDSSKAASRPKVAKIIPETPKATSGASEKAKADKPRGEKPAAKSKAPRPPVDDDDDFGEFDLDAGLEALAQESRASHPVMPTFDEPSADTADYDRPVRSKSRPATAPASTPKSETPAELASPAAEGPPPAPAAPPKVDRVRDALRHQRRARPGEEDVLRSPLVIGLGSAAVVSLILAAIFYFVGFRRSVQEEFDFAKAQFNENKFTQAIEAFNLFLAKHGEGSLAEEANRIRGLAMVDEQITGAAPRFSEGMKNLKDFIAEHRDAEGYSDNAQRDVAKRAGDIALGASKAAGRVFDSALLDVARDAKSSLVTASSKETPPTELLKEIDRNLQVSAAAILKHNTNNEQYKQIEAAIAANKPLEALRLRRELLARYPDLETDKKIASITASTLEKERSLIREEALDRPALTDRLVEPQSLTLVYQARTRTDQVSVSRAIPVVSHGTLFGIDTVTGGPVWKHSVGVDTPFFPVRDSASNSLIAFNSPRQEVMRIDQNSGAILWRQPIEERASGRPLISEGQVFIPTVAGRLCRLELESGTLVSRLSFSQPISNPVAVETKDKGVRIIVSGDREVFYTLSARPFACTSVSYLGQPSQSIVAPLLALGPYVLACQNLSNDASRLRLITTEPTDQPLKEVASHEVAGQVLDAPVVRGRDLFVPSTNERVAAFQISDEMSQAPLVPGPKYEVKGAQPVVTQLSAAPDAQLFMASTAVRKLELKVDSLQPTQEAILLGKATQPLQFQDRLLFVARQRPFAESVVLTPIDRTSLTGEWQAITGARIIAASVAGGDNPSVVCVTESGQLFRVTPRSLEGGGFLSVAERLPLNEELVDPLLATTLGEGQLAIAGGLPEPKLWIVNRLGQIERTATLASPLQAAPVAMGKAILAPVNGRLQLLQAQGGQAAAQEYRLPGDLSGPTKWVQVFAADADSAAGVLENGIVLGVRLQKSPQAHLIESARYSLEAPLVSKPHFGGGMLAVAGANGRVAVLAAENLEPRGEAAFAGPIASGPWLAGEFVFVEPGDGTLQARSIARDLPAAWSLPLQNDRVAGAPIVRGADLLIPLQSGRLVRCDLASGEVRGATDLHAVLAGSPLVIGNGIYLTTLDGSLIRVPEEIQ
- a CDS encoding class I SAM-dependent methyltransferase yields the protein MTPTSHSSKSSVEEIRRRFDQDVERFSNLDTGQSATVDARIAMDLVAQTAARTTPAARHVLDIGCGAGNYSLRLLQELPGLDVTLLDLSRPMLDRAVERVSAATPGRVTPVMGDIREVELGTQQFDIVLAAAVLHHLRTDAEWDFVFTKVHEALRPGGSFWIFDLVDSASPAVQAVMRDRYSDYLIAFKGAEYRDHVFAYIEAEDSPRSVVDQLDRLRRCGFVALDVLHKNSCFAAFGGMKPAS
- a CDS encoding PP2C family protein-serine/threonine phosphatase, producing the protein MATPIALAWGSVSVTGNYRENNEDRCFVEPQGRFFLVADGMGGQSAGEKASELAIDLVKERLAKFDFEKADAARATAAIDAAVGHANTEIMALGELEARYRSMGTTIAYVVHGKPGLIVGNVGDSRVYRLRNGQLDRLTKDHSLTQALVDAGTISPEEALTHRYKNVLYKYLGAKEGSQGTEARVIPPHSGDRYLICSDGVTDGLSDSSLVPLLAADGNPQQMAERIVEAALGGGSRDNVTCVVIHVR
- a CDS encoding c-type cytochrome yields the protein MSSRIAFWLLTLVVVGCRPAFAEEPSAVGPVMKLLRSGRVPEARLPAIVEIVGSRGNEHDLEFVFTKAVSPDWPVPLREKSFGLLLDAARTRKVVPAGDLAPITGVISDGGSANLQLAAIRFAGAARVNPAADALDRLLGEQNLKPEVQAAALDAVVAIRGRDALPVIQKVLASDAPMTVRGPALAALAETDVESAANAATALFGQMKPTDDAGVIVDAFLARKNGSKVLAEAVARTPPAADIAKLALRHIYAVGRSDDELVSTLGKAAGINDDPAPVTPELIAGVVAEVEKSGNAARGEQVFRRADLSCMKCHAVSAGGGQVGPDLSAVGTISPLDFLATSVLNPDQAIKEAYISRVVATVDGRVLQGIVVDRNAERLVLKDATGAVHTIAIDDIDDEVEGKSLMPKGLVKFMTRQELVDLVKFLSQLGRPGEYAIRSTPRFQRYRVLARLPESIGENVPNDEQFEAEIARSTDWAPFYGRVDGGVPLDEAQKAAGGPVIYLAGDFDVRATGELQLKLTTGGPVNVWLDDDSLDDVTAPFSVEPGRHRITIRIDLRKWPSLVMPMMELARPEGSRVEFQVVDGA
- a CDS encoding ExbD/TolR family protein, producing MPIQFRCTTCNQLLSISRKKAGVEILCPKCTTLTRVPQLDSTGDVAPPAQAEVTRPETSAPPKAAPLKEVAKSAPVVAPEEQKAPRREAIETPPVPAPPVLPPPVVEAIPRAPEPAPEESAWENAGQEDEFEEFRPPEVEDDAAAFLHAAHGGLSSPVPPLAYNPWVDIDHDEDEFHPTQRQHPPKDELDMTSLVDVTFLLLVFFMITASFTVQKFLQIASPESDDNAAAATAVVSNDDIVGESVVVAVDAEDRIVVDDKPVGGLAELKDLFIQKRRDEGKSDVLIEAVYQATHGTVVAVTDMAMQAEMRHVRRASRRDADN